One Chionomys nivalis chromosome 4, mChiNiv1.1, whole genome shotgun sequence genomic region harbors:
- the LOC130873063 gene encoding U8 snoRNA-decapping enzyme, giving the protein MAGDRKVELSEALALGQGWRHACHALLYAPDPRKLFGRFPLRFAVLMQMRFDGRLGFPGGFVDAQDSSLEDGLNRELREELGDAVAAFRVERSDYRSSHLVDGQRVVAHFYAKRLTPEQLQAVEARAPQAKDHGLEVLGLVRVPLYILRDGVGGLPTFLENSFIGAAREQLLEALQDLELVNPGTIANLKNPASK; this is encoded by the exons ATGGCGGGGGATCGGAAAGTGGAACTCAGCGAGGCCCTGGCGCTGGGGCAGGGCTGGCGCCACGCGTGCCACGCACTGCTCTACGCGCCCGACCCCCGCAAGCTGTTCGGCCGCTTCCCTTTGCGCTTCGCCGTGCTG aTGCAGATGCGCTTCGACGGGCGCCTAGGCTTCCCCGGCGGCTTCGTGGACGCGCAGGACAGCAGCCTGGAGGACGGGCTGAACCGTGAACTGCGCGAGGAGCTGGGCGACGCGGTGGCCGCCTTCCGCGTGGAGCGCTCCGACTATCGGAGCTCACACCTCGTGGACGGACAGCGCGTGGTGGCCCATTTCTATGCCAAGCGCCTGACgccagagcagctgcaggcggTGGAAGCCAGGGCACCTCAAGCCAAGGACCACGGGCTGGAG gTGCTGGGCCTGGTGCGGGTGCCTCTGTACATCCTTCGTGATGGTGTGGGAGGCCTGCCCACCTTCCTGGAGAATTCCTTCATTGGTGCTGCCCGGGAACAGCTACTAGAAGCCCTTCAGGACTTGGAACTTGTGAATCCTGGCACTATTGCAAACCTCAAGAACCCAGCTTCTAAGTAG